In Corynebacterium aquatimens, one genomic interval encodes:
- the atpB gene encoding F0F1 ATP synthase subunit A, with the protein MSVTTLALKGSFHTPELGPEFFPGQTFGHIIGEDFLNGWFALDRIMIVRLLMALVLVVLFAIAFRNPKLVPSGLQNLGEIAVDFVRVQIAEDILGKKEGRRFLPVIATIFFTILFMNVATIIPGLNISPNSRIGMPIVLAIVGYITMIYAGASRYGFGKYVKHSVVIPNLPPALHLLVVPIEFFSTFILRPVTLALRLMANFLAGHIILVLLYSATNFFFWQLNAWTTVSGLTLIAAILFTLYELIIIFLQAYIFALLVAVYIELSLHADSH; encoded by the coding sequence TTGAGCGTTACAACTTTGGCCCTAAAGGGTAGTTTCCACACACCCGAACTTGGACCAGAATTTTTCCCGGGGCAAACCTTCGGCCACATCATTGGAGAAGACTTCCTCAATGGGTGGTTCGCGCTGGACCGCATCATGATCGTCCGCCTGCTCATGGCGCTCGTTCTTGTGGTCCTTTTTGCTATCGCCTTTAGAAACCCAAAGCTGGTTCCTTCAGGTCTGCAAAACCTTGGTGAGATTGCCGTGGACTTCGTCCGCGTCCAGATCGCCGAGGACATCTTGGGCAAGAAGGAGGGTCGTCGATTCCTCCCAGTTATCGCCACGATCTTCTTCACAATCCTCTTCATGAACGTTGCGACGATCATTCCGGGGCTGAACATCTCGCCAAACTCACGCATCGGTATGCCGATCGTGCTGGCGATTGTCGGCTACATCACGATGATCTACGCAGGCGCCTCCCGCTACGGGTTTGGCAAGTACGTGAAGCACTCGGTTGTGATTCCTAACTTGCCTCCGGCGCTCCACTTACTTGTGGTGCCCATCGAGTTTTTCTCGACCTTCATTCTGCGCCCAGTGACCCTGGCTCTTCGTCTTATGGCGAACTTCCTGGCGGGCCACATCATTCTAGTCCTGCTGTACTCGGCCACGAACTTCTTCTTCTGGCAGTTGAACGCATGGACGACGGTGAGTGGTCTAACGCTGATCGCAGCGATTCTGTTCACCCTGTATGAGTTGATCATCATCTTCCTGCAGGCGTACATCTTCGCCCTTCTGGTCGCGGTGTACATCGAGCTGTCGCTGCACGCAGATTCGCACTAG
- a CDS encoding DUF418 domain-containing protein: MVNQPTPPSAQQTPSQPPHPPARPQRTAAKVRYIAPDVARGAALLGISLANLPTAWLTIDAEHSTHFGGFNGSPTVLEQILIMFQAMFVHVRGLPMFSTLLGVGVGMILASLYRRGYTEAGARRVIARRYAFLALFGFLHMVFLFYGDIMTTYGLCALLLSLMIGLSDKLLKIFAWALLGLWTLFTTVTAVAATFLGPEAFEDEALFVGGPHNYLEVLSMGAMGLVMQPFTVGNLLPLVIFGFIWGRKDVFANIDANKKMLQGWAALTIAVIVFIGVPWGLSAIGVLPYEYEVLFQGLNSGFGLWTGPGTVAIIALALQPIQKKLNDETLAGRPARIPLWLAPFNALGKRSMSGYLGQSIIYFILVMPFTLNLFNGASIPVQTLLAFAVWLVTLLGAWALEIAGKPGPFEKLHRRLSYGKDGLPERYTLTPYEIAKMQAAQAAMLPAQSQSKPAQIGEPPAQAQSKPAQAQEKPAQGN, from the coding sequence ATGGTGAACCAACCCACGCCACCGTCGGCGCAGCAGACCCCGAGCCAGCCCCCGCACCCACCAGCCCGGCCGCAGCGCACCGCCGCAAAAGTGCGTTACATCGCCCCTGACGTAGCGCGCGGCGCGGCCCTATTGGGTATCTCGCTGGCGAATCTGCCCACAGCGTGGCTGACCATTGACGCGGAGCATTCCACGCACTTCGGCGGGTTCAATGGCTCGCCAACTGTGCTTGAGCAGATCCTGATCATGTTCCAGGCGATGTTTGTTCACGTTCGTGGCCTGCCGATGTTCTCCACCCTGTTAGGCGTCGGCGTGGGCATGATCCTCGCGAGCTTGTACCGACGCGGTTATACGGAGGCCGGGGCACGCCGCGTGATTGCCAGGCGGTATGCCTTCTTGGCGCTCTTTGGCTTCCTCCACATGGTCTTTTTGTTCTACGGCGACATCATGACCACCTATGGCCTCTGCGCGCTCTTGCTGTCACTGATGATCGGATTGAGCGACAAACTGCTCAAGATCTTTGCGTGGGCACTGCTGGGTCTATGGACGCTGTTCACCACCGTCACGGCCGTAGCAGCAACATTCTTGGGGCCTGAAGCGTTTGAGGACGAAGCGCTCTTCGTGGGCGGGCCTCACAATTATCTTGAAGTGCTCAGCATGGGTGCTATGGGCCTGGTCATGCAGCCGTTCACCGTGGGCAATTTGTTGCCGCTAGTGATCTTCGGATTCATCTGGGGCCGCAAGGATGTCTTTGCCAACATCGACGCGAACAAAAAGATGCTGCAAGGATGGGCGGCGCTCACGATCGCCGTCATCGTGTTCATCGGCGTGCCGTGGGGCTTGAGCGCCATCGGGGTTCTGCCGTACGAGTACGAGGTTCTCTTCCAAGGCCTCAACTCCGGCTTCGGCTTGTGGACGGGCCCCGGCACCGTCGCCATCATCGCGCTTGCTCTCCAGCCGATTCAAAAGAAGCTTAACGACGAAACCCTCGCCGGCCGCCCCGCCCGAATCCCGTTGTGGCTTGCACCCTTCAACGCCTTGGGCAAACGCTCCATGAGTGGCTACCTGGGCCAGTCGATCATCTACTTCATTCTGGTCATGCCGTTCACTTTGAACCTGTTCAATGGTGCATCGATCCCCGTGCAAACGCTGCTGGCCTTCGCGGTGTGGCTGGTGACGCTACTGGGCGCATGGGCGCTTGAAATCGCCGGCAAACCCGGTCCGTTTGAGAAGCTCCACCGCCGCCTGTCCTACGGCAAGGACGGTCTACCAGAGCGCTACACGCTCACGCCCTACGAGATCGCCAAGATGCAAGCAGCGCAGGCCGCGATGCTTCCTGCGCAGAGTCAGTCGAAGCCAGCGCAGATTGGTGAGCCGCCTGCGCAGGCTCAGTCGAAGCCTGCGCAGGCTCAAGAGAAGCCTGCGCAGGGGAACTAG
- a CDS encoding F0F1 ATP synthase subunit B yields MTNVIFYLAEGGEKLPLDGEPQGAGAPNILLPAPYDIVWSLVVFLIVFLLFWKFVLPKFQEVLAEREDRIKGGIERAQAAQAEAKAALEKNNAQLAEARAEAAQIREDAREKGKEIEAEHRAKAEAESRRIIEAGEKQLMASREQVVAELRNELGQNSINLAEELLGHELSDSTRRSNTIDQFLSQLDSVAPAGSSGK; encoded by the coding sequence ATGACGAACGTCATTTTTTACCTAGCAGAGGGAGGCGAGAAACTGCCTTTGGATGGTGAACCCCAAGGTGCAGGAGCTCCGAACATCCTTCTACCTGCGCCGTACGACATCGTCTGGTCTCTCGTTGTCTTCCTCATTGTCTTCCTGCTGTTCTGGAAGTTTGTGCTTCCGAAGTTCCAGGAAGTCCTCGCAGAGCGCGAAGACCGCATCAAGGGCGGCATCGAGCGCGCTCAGGCCGCCCAGGCTGAGGCTAAGGCTGCCCTGGAGAAGAACAACGCACAGCTCGCTGAGGCACGCGCTGAAGCTGCACAGATCCGTGAAGATGCCCGCGAAAAGGGCAAGGAAATCGAAGCGGAGCACCGTGCAAAGGCTGAAGCTGAGTCCCGCCGCATCATCGAAGCAGGCGAGAAGCAGCTCATGGCTTCCCGCGAGCAGGTCGTGGCAGAGCTGCGCAACGAGCTTGGACAGAACTCGATCAACCTGGCCGAGGAACTCCTTGGCCACGAGCTGTCGGATTCCACCCGTCGCTCGAACACGATCGACCAGTTCCTGTCGCAGCTTGACTCAGTTGCACCAGCCGGTTCGAGCGGAAAGTAG
- the prmC gene encoding peptide chain release factor N(5)-glutamine methyltransferase: MLIDDAARTLRAAGVASPDVDAKILAAHLLGVSPLQLTFVSEAPEDFQESYGGLVDKRAARVPLQHVIGVAPFGPLELEVGPGVFIPRPETEVLADWAVRALTGAAAEAPVVVDLGTGSGALALYVLHHVPNARVVAVERSRDAIAYAKRNGQRLGLDIEVVEGDITDPALLPELAGRVDLVVSNPPYVPDTDDLDPEVYADPREAVFSGADGMEAIRGLVPVAAQLLAPGGKLGIEHDDTTSDDVLAVVEGMPTLSGATVLHDMTGRARFVTASKLTA; this comes from the coding sequence ATGCTTATCGACGACGCGGCGCGCACATTGCGCGCCGCGGGCGTCGCGTCGCCTGACGTGGATGCGAAAATCCTGGCGGCCCATCTTCTAGGCGTTTCTCCTCTGCAGCTCACGTTCGTCAGTGAGGCGCCGGAGGATTTTCAGGAAAGCTACGGTGGGCTCGTCGATAAGCGAGCTGCGCGCGTACCGCTGCAGCATGTGATTGGCGTGGCGCCGTTTGGTCCGCTGGAACTCGAGGTCGGGCCGGGGGTGTTCATTCCGCGCCCGGAGACCGAAGTCTTGGCGGACTGGGCTGTGCGTGCGTTGACGGGTGCCGCCGCGGAGGCGCCCGTGGTCGTGGATCTGGGCACGGGTTCGGGCGCGTTGGCGTTGTACGTGTTGCACCACGTGCCGAACGCGCGCGTGGTGGCGGTGGAGCGATCGCGAGACGCAATTGCCTACGCGAAGCGCAATGGTCAACGTTTAGGCCTTGATATTGAGGTAGTGGAGGGCGATATCACCGACCCTGCGCTTCTGCCGGAACTTGCGGGGCGTGTTGATCTCGTGGTGTCCAACCCGCCGTACGTCCCAGACACCGATGACTTGGACCCAGAGGTCTACGCGGATCCGCGCGAGGCTGTGTTCTCCGGTGCGGATGGAATGGAGGCGATTCGCGGACTCGTCCCGGTAGCCGCGCAGTTGTTGGCGCCCGGTGGAAAGCTGGGCATTGAGCATGATGATACGACCAGCGACGACGTGCTGGCCGTCGTCGAAGGTATGCCGACGCTGAGTGGTGCGACCGTGCTCCACGACATGACCGGGCGGGCCCGGTTTGTGACGGCGAGTAAGCTAACGGCCTAA
- a CDS encoding MraY family glycosyltransferase has protein sequence MAGAGVPLRELGLIILVAAVLTYLSTGPVRSILVRTGQIAEIRERDVHTQPTPSLGGLAMFTGFMSAVFLAMQLPALTRGFAPVTPEMTAVVAGAFIIVVVGAIDDMFELDALTKFAGQVLAALAMSLLGLSFSQFYVPFGGGTTLILDPVQSVIVSTIFIVALVNAFNFVDGIDGLAAGLGLIAGASVLIYALTVLHDQGGTVSAYPPAIICAALVGMCGGFLPHNFEPARIFMGDSGAMLIGLLLAAVSISASGKINLSLYGAADVVALMSPVIVVLAAIALPVIDLVMAVIRRVAAGQSPFSADRKHIHHRLLALGHTHRRTVLVLYMWVSAFAFGAVSYSVFPAVVATGILVSLIVIAAVATTIPLMEGKIGPVGEDLDDAAELADHGRGTG, from the coding sequence GTGGCTGGTGCAGGTGTTCCTTTACGGGAACTCGGGCTGATCATTCTGGTGGCGGCGGTGCTGACGTATCTGTCAACAGGGCCGGTGCGCAGCATCCTCGTGCGCACGGGACAGATCGCCGAAATCCGGGAGAGGGACGTCCACACTCAACCCACCCCGTCGCTCGGCGGGCTGGCGATGTTCACGGGATTCATGAGCGCCGTTTTCTTAGCGATGCAGCTCCCCGCACTGACCCGCGGGTTCGCCCCCGTCACGCCGGAGATGACCGCGGTGGTCGCCGGCGCGTTCATCATCGTGGTCGTTGGGGCTATCGACGACATGTTTGAGCTCGACGCACTCACCAAATTCGCCGGGCAGGTTCTGGCCGCCCTGGCTATGTCATTGCTGGGGCTGTCTTTTTCCCAGTTCTATGTGCCGTTTGGCGGGGGCACGACCTTGATCTTGGACCCGGTGCAGTCCGTCATCGTCTCCACGATCTTCATCGTCGCCTTGGTTAATGCGTTCAACTTCGTCGACGGCATTGATGGACTCGCGGCTGGGCTGGGGCTCATCGCGGGCGCATCAGTGCTGATCTACGCGCTGACCGTGCTCCACGACCAGGGCGGCACGGTCTCGGCCTACCCGCCGGCGATCATCTGCGCTGCTCTCGTTGGTATGTGCGGTGGTTTCTTGCCGCACAATTTCGAGCCAGCACGAATCTTCATGGGCGACTCCGGCGCCATGCTCATCGGTCTGCTTCTCGCAGCCGTCTCCATCTCCGCGTCGGGAAAGATCAACCTGTCCTTGTACGGGGCCGCCGACGTGGTCGCACTGATGAGCCCCGTGATCGTGGTGCTGGCTGCCATTGCGCTTCCTGTCATCGACTTGGTCATGGCCGTCATCAGGCGCGTCGCAGCTGGCCAAAGCCCGTTCTCTGCGGACCGGAAACACATTCACCACCGGCTACTAGCGCTAGGCCACACCCACCGCCGCACCGTGCTGGTGCTGTACATGTGGGTCTCAGCCTTCGCGTTCGGTGCCGTGAGCTACTCCGTGTTCCCGGCCGTCGTGGCAACAGGGATCTTGGTGTCCCTGATCGTGATCGCGGCGGTCGCGACGACGATCCCCCTCATGGAGGGCAAGATCGGGCCGGTGGGTGAGGACCTGGACGATGCAGCGGAGCTCGCCGACCACGGTCGCGGCACAGGCTAG
- the rho gene encoding transcription termination factor Rho, whose product MAADQGLKGISTLRKGELITAITTGSVPKKARKAAEAAAEGAENTATAAAAESATPEASESGDQAQRSTARRTRRHRSRSSEDMQENTSNDHGDNGEQDRGGDKNDRGGQDRREEKNNRGEQDRREEKHDRRDDKNDRDGQDRREDKNDRSDSGERDGEDRDEQRGNRNNRRDGGNNRDNNRDNNRDGEGGGRRGRRNRRNRRNRDNNRGDNGNGNGNGGGNGNNRGDNQNQNFDPEELAEVAGIVDIVDNNAAFVRTTGYRSNSADVFINNQLVRRCGLRSGDAVIGQVRENGQGHTHGSGRNRHRYNQLVRVDSVNGMDVEAAKQRPEFHKLTPLYPNQRLRLETEPNILTTRVIDLVMPIGKGQRALIVSPPKAGKTTILQNIANAIAHNNPECYLMVVLVDERPEEVTDMQRSVAGEVIASTFDRPPSEHTAVAELAIERAKRLVEMGQDVVVLLDSITRLGRAYNNSSPASGRILSGGVDSNALYPPKRFLGAARNIEDGGSLTIIATAMVETGSAGDTVIFEEFKGTGNAELKLDRKIAERRVFPAVDVNPSGTRKDELLLAPEEARVMHKLRRILSALDPQQAIDLLIKQLKKTKSNGEFLVGVVNSAPMAADVEPEEFE is encoded by the coding sequence ATGGCGGCCGACCAAGGGCTGAAGGGGATTTCCACGCTGCGCAAAGGCGAGCTGATCACCGCCATCACCACCGGCTCCGTTCCGAAGAAGGCGCGCAAAGCCGCTGAAGCAGCCGCCGAGGGGGCAGAAAACACCGCAACCGCCGCAGCAGCAGAATCTGCAACTCCTGAGGCTTCAGAGTCCGGGGATCAGGCACAGCGCTCCACCGCCCGCCGCACGCGCCGTCACCGCTCCCGCAGCTCCGAGGACATGCAGGAGAACACCTCGAACGACCACGGTGACAACGGCGAGCAGGATCGCGGCGGCGACAAGAACGACCGCGGCGGGCAAGACCGCCGCGAGGAGAAGAACAATCGCGGCGAGCAGGACCGCCGCGAAGAGAAGCACGACCGTCGCGACGACAAGAACGACCGCGACGGGCAGGACCGCCGCGAGGACAAGAACGACCGCAGTGATAGCGGTGAGCGTGACGGCGAGGACCGCGACGAGCAGCGGGGGAACCGGAACAACCGTCGTGACGGTGGAAACAACCGGGACAATAACCGGGACAACAACCGGGACGGTGAAGGCGGGGGTCGCCGTGGGCGTCGTAACCGTAGGAACCGTCGAAACCGGGACAACAACCGGGGCGATAACGGCAACGGCAATGGCAATGGCGGTGGCAATGGCAACAACCGCGGTGACAACCAGAACCAGAACTTCGACCCGGAGGAGCTGGCGGAGGTCGCGGGCATCGTCGACATTGTGGATAACAACGCCGCGTTCGTGCGTACGACGGGCTACCGTTCCAACTCCGCGGACGTGTTCATTAACAACCAGCTGGTGCGCCGCTGCGGGCTGCGCTCCGGTGATGCGGTGATCGGCCAGGTGCGTGAAAACGGCCAGGGCCACACGCACGGTTCGGGCCGCAACCGCCACCGCTACAACCAGCTGGTGCGCGTGGATTCCGTGAACGGGATGGACGTGGAGGCTGCCAAGCAGCGCCCTGAGTTCCACAAGCTCACGCCGCTGTACCCGAACCAGCGTCTGCGCCTGGAGACGGAGCCGAACATTTTGACCACGCGCGTGATCGACTTGGTCATGCCGATTGGTAAGGGCCAGCGCGCGCTGATCGTGTCCCCGCCGAAGGCTGGTAAGACCACGATTTTGCAGAACATCGCCAACGCGATCGCGCACAATAACCCGGAGTGCTACCTGATGGTCGTGCTTGTCGACGAACGCCCCGAGGAAGTCACGGACATGCAGCGCAGCGTCGCCGGAGAGGTCATTGCCTCAACCTTTGACCGCCCGCCGAGCGAGCACACCGCTGTGGCGGAGCTGGCGATTGAGCGCGCGAAGCGCCTGGTGGAGATGGGCCAAGACGTCGTGGTCCTGCTCGACTCGATTACCCGCCTGGGGCGTGCGTACAACAACTCCTCGCCGGCGTCGGGACGAATCCTGTCCGGTGGTGTGGACTCCAACGCGCTCTACCCGCCGAAGCGTTTCCTGGGCGCCGCCCGCAACATCGAGGACGGCGGGTCGCTCACCATCATCGCCACCGCAATGGTGGAAACTGGCTCGGCCGGTGACACGGTGATCTTCGAGGAATTCAAGGGCACCGGTAACGCGGAACTCAAGCTGGACCGCAAGATCGCGGAACGCCGCGTCTTCCCGGCGGTGGACGTCAACCCGTCCGGCACACGCAAGGACGAGCTGCTCCTCGCCCCGGAGGAAGCCCGCGTTATGCACAAGCTGCGCCGCATCCTGTCCGCGCTTGACCCGCAGCAGGCGATTGACCTGCTGATCAAGCAGCTGAAGAAGACCAAGTCCAACGGTGAGTTCTTGGTCGGTGTGGTCAACTCGGCGCCGATGGCCGCGGACGTTGAGCCGGAGGAGTTCGAGTAA
- a CDS encoding ATP synthase F0 subunit C, producing MNDIILAQAADATKYTGLGTIGYGIATIGPGLGIGILVGKTVEGMARQPEMAGQLRTTMFLGIAFVEALALIGLVAGFLF from the coding sequence ATGAACGACATCATCCTCGCCCAGGCAGCAGACGCTACCAAGTACACGGGTCTTGGCACCATCGGCTACGGTATCGCCACCATCGGCCCGGGCCTGGGCATCGGCATCCTGGTCGGCAAGACCGTCGAGGGCATGGCACGCCAGCCTGAGATGGCCGGCCAGCTCCGTACCACGATGTTCCTGGGTATCGCCTTCGTCGAGGCTCTTGCCCTGATCGGCCTCGTCGCCGGCTTCCTGTTCTAA
- the prfA gene encoding peptide chain release factor 1: MASTVSIVDDYVAEYEGIQAQMGDPEVVGDQDLFRKLSKRYAELQPIITANNELVQAREDHEAAKEMAAEDKEFAEEATRLEGEIVRLEEVLADLLAPRDEHDGDDVIMEIKAGAGGEEAALFAGDLARMYQKYCDKNGLSWEVLDVAESDLGGIKDTTVAIKSKTPSRDGAWSMLKFEGGVHRVQRIPVTESQGRIQTSAAGVLVYPEPEEIGSVDIDEKDIRVDVYRSSGKGGQGVNTTDSAVRLTHLPTGIVVTCQKERSQIQNKARAMQVLQARLDQMERDRAEEEAAEGRASQVRTMDRSERIRTYNWPENRISDHRINYKANNLDSVLDGGMEDLITALQTHERQERLEAES; this comes from the coding sequence ATGGCATCAACCGTTTCGATCGTCGATGACTACGTAGCGGAATACGAAGGCATCCAGGCGCAAATGGGTGACCCGGAGGTGGTCGGGGACCAGGACCTGTTCCGCAAGCTGTCCAAGCGCTACGCGGAACTCCAGCCGATCATCACGGCCAACAATGAGCTGGTGCAGGCCCGTGAAGACCACGAAGCGGCGAAAGAAATGGCCGCCGAGGACAAGGAATTCGCCGAAGAGGCCACGCGCCTTGAGGGTGAGATCGTGCGGCTTGAAGAGGTCCTTGCTGACTTGCTCGCGCCGCGCGATGAGCACGACGGCGACGACGTCATCATGGAGATCAAGGCCGGCGCCGGCGGCGAAGAGGCCGCGCTGTTCGCGGGCGACCTCGCGCGCATGTACCAGAAGTACTGCGACAAGAACGGTCTGAGCTGGGAAGTTCTGGACGTCGCTGAGTCTGACCTTGGCGGTATCAAGGACACTACGGTTGCCATCAAGTCAAAAACCCCGTCGCGTGACGGCGCGTGGAGCATGCTTAAGTTCGAGGGCGGCGTTCACCGCGTCCAGCGCATCCCGGTGACTGAGTCCCAGGGGCGTATTCAGACCTCCGCCGCGGGTGTGCTGGTCTACCCGGAGCCGGAGGAGATTGGTTCCGTGGACATCGATGAGAAAGACATTCGCGTTGACGTCTACCGTTCTTCGGGTAAGGGCGGCCAGGGCGTGAACACCACGGACTCCGCGGTGCGCCTTACTCACTTGCCCACGGGAATCGTCGTGACCTGCCAAAAGGAGCGTTCCCAGATCCAGAACAAGGCGCGCGCCATGCAGGTTCTTCAGGCCCGCCTTGACCAGATGGAGCGCGATCGCGCGGAGGAAGAGGCCGCCGAAGGCCGCGCGTCCCAGGTCCGCACGATGGACCGCTCCGAGCGCATCCGCACCTACAACTGGCCGGAGAACCGCATTTCTGACCACCGCATTAATTACAAGGCCAACAACTTGGACTCTGTTCTTGACGGCGGCATGGAGGACCTGATCACGGCTCTTCAAACCCACGAACGCCAGGAACGCCTTGAGGCAGAATCCTAA
- a CDS encoding long-chain fatty-acid--CoA ligase, protein MRSTMQEVPFSIGQIIRYGTGAHGATKVTTWRKGEAEEATFYEIGARAAAFAHALESRLGVTADQRVGTMMFNCAEHLEVLFAVSGKGAVFVPLNMALMDDQIAYIINHSGMEVIVADPRLAKTLARILPSCPKVRALAFIGLAETDVPLEVEVFSYESLLDGQSTLYDWPELPENTAAALCYSTATTGAPKGVAYSHRSIWLEAMQLRATDSLAITHGETFLCGIPIYHVLSWGVPFAAFLTGTPMVLPDSDVSAPTLAKIIAETHPRVAHGVPSVWIQLMVHYLNFPPERMSLVEIYVGGSPAPPALIKVWEERYGVDIVHVWGMTETSTVGTVARPPSGASGKNRWEHRISQGRFAPNLQYRVVNEGKVVSNTDRNDGEIQVRGNTVTGSYYQPPLADEGVQSFRGEDVPDYAESFTDDGWLRTGDVASVTSEGFMTLYDRARDVIRSGGEWIYSAQLENLIMAEPEVVECAVIGYPDKKWGERPLAVTVLHEDVTPSVELARTLRKNLSRELPSWMAPEYWAFVGSIDKTSVGKFDKIDLREHLAQNELSVIELPGPGED, encoded by the coding sequence ATGCGTTCTACCATGCAGGAAGTGCCGTTTTCTATCGGTCAGATCATCCGCTACGGCACAGGTGCGCACGGTGCAACAAAGGTCACTACGTGGCGCAAGGGTGAGGCGGAAGAGGCGACGTTTTATGAAATCGGCGCCCGCGCGGCAGCGTTTGCGCATGCCTTGGAATCTCGTTTGGGGGTCACCGCGGACCAGCGCGTGGGAACGATGATGTTTAACTGCGCGGAGCACCTTGAGGTTCTTTTCGCGGTTTCCGGCAAGGGTGCGGTGTTTGTGCCGCTCAACATGGCTCTCATGGATGACCAGATCGCCTACATCATCAACCACTCCGGCATGGAGGTGATCGTTGCGGACCCGCGGTTGGCAAAAACTCTCGCGCGTATTCTTCCCTCATGCCCGAAAGTGCGCGCGCTCGCATTCATCGGCCTTGCGGAGACCGACGTCCCGCTAGAGGTTGAGGTTTTCAGCTACGAGTCGCTTCTCGACGGCCAGTCCACGCTCTACGATTGGCCGGAACTTCCCGAAAACACAGCCGCTGCGTTGTGTTATTCGACTGCCACGACCGGTGCACCGAAGGGTGTTGCCTATTCGCATCGTTCTATTTGGTTGGAAGCAATGCAACTGCGCGCCACGGATTCCTTGGCGATCACGCACGGCGAAACGTTCCTCTGCGGAATCCCGATTTACCACGTCTTGAGCTGGGGAGTTCCCTTCGCGGCGTTTCTCACCGGCACGCCGATGGTCCTGCCTGATTCCGATGTGTCGGCACCGACTTTGGCCAAGATCATCGCGGAAACCCACCCACGGGTGGCGCACGGCGTGCCCAGCGTGTGGATCCAGCTGATGGTCCATTACTTGAACTTCCCGCCGGAACGTATGTCCTTGGTGGAAATTTACGTTGGCGGTTCGCCCGCTCCCCCGGCGCTAATCAAGGTGTGGGAGGAGCGCTACGGTGTGGACATCGTTCACGTCTGGGGCATGACGGAAACGTCCACCGTGGGAACGGTTGCGCGTCCGCCGTCGGGAGCGTCCGGCAAGAACCGCTGGGAGCACCGCATCAGCCAAGGTCGCTTCGCACCGAATCTTCAGTACCGCGTGGTCAATGAGGGCAAGGTTGTTTCCAACACCGACCGCAACGATGGTGAAATTCAGGTCCGCGGCAACACGGTCACTGGGTCTTACTATCAGCCCCCGCTTGCCGACGAAGGGGTGCAGTCCTTCCGCGGCGAAGACGTGCCGGATTACGCAGAAAGCTTCACGGACGACGGCTGGCTGCGCACGGGTGACGTGGCATCCGTGACGTCGGAAGGCTTTATGACTTTGTATGACCGCGCCCGTGATGTCATCCGTTCTGGCGGTGAATGGATTTATTCAGCGCAGCTGGAGAACCTCATCATGGCCGAACCTGAAGTCGTTGAATGCGCCGTGATCGGGTACCCCGACAAAAAGTGGGGCGAGCGCCCCTTGGCCGTGACTGTGCTCCACGAGGATGTCACTCCGTCGGTAGAACTCGCCCGCACGTTGCGCAAGAACCTCTCTCGGGAACTGCCCTCGTGGATGGCGCCTGAGTACTGGGCCTTCGTGGGCAGTATTGATAAGACATCGGTGGGCAAGTTTGACAAGATCGACCTGCGCGAGCACCTCGCGCAAAACGAGCTCTCCGTCATCGAGCTCCCAGGCCCAGGCGAAGACTAG
- a CDS encoding L-threonylcarbamoyladenylate synthase — MPSRIYDCLDPTARVEGIQAAAESVRAGQCVVLPTDTVYGIGADAFNPDAVAKLLATKRRGPDMPVPVLVGSWTTIQGLVREFTDTAKTLVEAFWPGGLSIVVPEAPSLPWNLGDTRGTVLLRMPLQPVAIELLQETGPMAVSSANISGEAPPVSALGARNQFGEAVPVYLDGGTSEVGTPSTIIDISGPAPVVLREGAVPTERIGEVLGIDPAELRRS; from the coding sequence ATGCCGAGCAGAATCTACGATTGCCTCGATCCCACCGCGCGGGTGGAAGGAATCCAGGCAGCGGCGGAATCCGTCCGTGCTGGTCAGTGCGTTGTGCTGCCCACGGACACGGTCTACGGGATCGGTGCTGATGCGTTCAACCCGGATGCCGTAGCCAAGTTGCTGGCCACCAAGCGCCGCGGCCCGGACATGCCGGTGCCCGTTCTGGTGGGGTCGTGGACCACGATCCAGGGGCTCGTACGCGAGTTCACCGACACCGCGAAGACGCTGGTGGAGGCGTTCTGGCCGGGTGGCTTGTCCATCGTGGTACCGGAGGCGCCGTCACTGCCGTGGAACCTAGGCGACACCCGGGGGACCGTGCTCCTGCGGATGCCGTTGCAACCGGTGGCGATCGAGCTACTCCAGGAAACTGGCCCGATGGCCGTGTCCTCGGCGAACATTTCCGGCGAAGCGCCGCCGGTGAGCGCTCTGGGGGCGCGCAACCAGTTCGGCGAAGCGGTGCCCGTGTACCTCGACGGCGGGACGTCTGAAGTGGGTACGCCGTCGACGATCATTGATATCTCTGGTCCGGCGCCGGTGGTGTTGCGCGAAGGCGCTGTCCCCACCGAGCGCATCGGCGAAGTTCTTGGCATCGACCCAGCAGAGCTGAGGCGCAGCTAG